Below is a genomic region from Dechloromonas denitrificans.
CAGGCCAGCGGTGGCCGAAAGTCGCAAATTTTCTGCGTCGACCGTGAAAGGCGCCGAGAAAATATGTGCAATGCTTTCCGGCGTAATCTCTGTCGCCGGTCCCAGTACGCTGAAAACATCGCTACCGACGCGGGCAACCACCACCGTGGGCGGAAACATCTGGCGCAACCTTGTTGCCACAGCAACCAGTACGGCATCGCCGAAACTTTGGTCCAGAATGCTGTTGATATCGGCAAAGCCATCGATATCGACCAGCGCCAGGGTATCTGCCTCACTGGGGCGCTGATCGATCAGGGTCAGCAGGCTGTTGCGATTCGGCAACTTGACCAGGCCATCCTCGAAAGCCAGGTTACTGATCCGGCGGTAAAGCTGCATATTCTCGAAGCCGACCGAAATATTGCTGCAGAACACTTCCAGCAAATTGCGATCAAGCGTGCTGAGTGGGTGCCGGACATCGACGAATGCCGCCAACGCCTGGTTGCCCGTTCCACCGAAATAAAGGCAGGTAGCCTCGCCAAACTGGTGGCTGCGTCCGGAAAAAACCTTCTCCAGCTCTTCGCGCACCCGCCTGTCGGAAATATCGTCGAGCGACCGCCCCATCCATCCGGCGTAACACCCAGCGGCAGCCAGCACGGTCGGGGGACGTCCAAAATCCCCATCAACCGCACAGACCAAGCCTTCCTCACCAATCCCGAGCAAGGCACACAACTGAGTCACAACACCTTCGGCAAAACGCTGCAGGCCACGTGGCTTGCTCAACTCGTTACCTGCACCAACAATCAGGGCCAAGCCACGCCGGCTCGCTTCAAGCTGATGAATTTGCCAGTAAGAGCGGATTGCCACGGTCAACGAGGTAAACAGGCGAACTCGGGTCAGCTCCGACTTGGTCTTGTAATCATTGATGTCATAAAGCTGGATCGTATCGATTTCCGGTGCATAGCCCGGCTGGCCGGTGCGTAAAATCACGCGCATGGCGCGATTTCCCAATTCGTCGCGGATGAAACGCACCAGACGCAAACCTGCGTCATCGGATTCCATCACCACATCGAGCAGCACGACAGCCAGGTCGTCATACTGGGTCAGGCAGGCTCTGGCCTCGCCGGCGGAATAGGCATGAACAAAGGCCAGTCCGCGCCCTTCAATCTGCATGTCCTTGAGCGCCAGCAGCGTGGCTTCATGGACATCCGGCTCGTCATCAACCACCAGAATCCGCCAGACAGGCAAATCCCCGCCTTCGGGCAACTCTGGTTCATCAATGAAACTCAGCGGTTCATCATCAGGTATTCCGGACAGCATCAACCTCTCCCGCGAATTGCCGTGTCTTGCAAAAGACATAGCATAACCGGTGTGGCGCCCAATCAAGCAAAAAGCCGGGTTTCCCCGGCTTTGTTTTTACAGCGCAGACCCGTTTTATCGAGCCATGATCGGCAATGGCATCAGGTCAGAGGCACTCAGGCCAGCCAACTCGCCAACGACACGATTTATTTTTTCACCTACAAGCCACCAACCACCAGCATAAGGCTGGGCGGTAATGCCATGATCAGCGCAAAGCTTGAGTGCTTTGTCTCTTAATTGTTCAACAATCATTATTACGTTCTTGCTTCCTTGATGCGCTATCCGCGCCATAACCACCGTGCCACACGACATGATGGATTTGCCAGGTTGAGCCGACATGGCTCTTTGCCTGACGAATGGGGCTCACCGAAAAACACGGCGAACCGCCAGCTACTTACCAAATGGATTTATCGAAACCAAAGCGCAGCAGAAGAATTTGCGCTGGTGTGCCCGGAGGGACTCGAACCCCCGACCTGCTGCTTAGAAGGCAGCTGCTCTATCCAGTTGAGCTACGGGCACTAGAGGGGGAAAACCAGAAATGGATGGTCGGGGCGGTGGGATTCGAACTCACGACCCTCTGCTCCCAAAGCAGATGCGCTACCAGACTGCGCTACGCCCCGACACAAGAATTGCATTATAGCACCACCCCGAAATCCGCACCAGATCAGGAGCCTATGTTTTTGAAACAAACTTTTCTTGCGAAAACTACGCCAATCTGATATTTAATCGCCTTTTTCGTAACTGGGACACACAAGCAAAATGGCAGAAGAGCTCCTCCACAAACATTTCCCCCCGTACGAACCCAAAGAGGGCGAGGAGTACATGAGCGCGAAGCAACTCGCGCATTTCCGCAAAATCCTTGAAACACTCAAAAAGGAATTGGGTGAAGATATCGACCGCACGGTACACACCATGCAGGACGAAGCAACTGTCTTTGCCGACCCGAACGACCGTGCCAGCCAGGAAACCGATATCGCCATCGAATTGCGCAATCGCGACCGTGAACGCAAGCTGATCAAGAAAATCGACGAAACGCTCGGCCGCATCGAAAGCGGCGATTACGGCTTCTGCGACAAATGCGGCGTCGAAGTTGGCATCAAGCGCCTGGAGGCTCGCCCGACGGCCACGCTGTGCATTGACTGCAAGACGCTGGAAGAAATGAAGGAACGCCAGATGGCGAAGTAATTCGCCCGTCTGATTCCTGCGGTCGACTTACACCGAACCGCAAAAACAAAGGGCGCCTTGCGGCGCCCTTTGTTTTTTCAGAGGCCTGCCGAAGCAGGCCCGCTGACCACGCTATTACTGAGCGGCTTCCGGTGCAGGAGCGGCAGCGCCACCCTCTTCTGCAGCAACAGCCTTCATCGACAGCTTGACGCGACCGCGGTCGTCGGTTTCGAGAACCTTGACGCGAACGATCTGGCCTTCCTTGACGTAGTCTTCGACCTTGTTGACACGCTCCTGGGCGATCTGCGAGATATGCAGCAGACCATCCTTGCCCGGCAACACGGAAACGATGGCACCGAAATCAAGAATCTTCAGTACGGTACCTTCGTAGATCTTGCCGATTTCGACTTCCGCGGTGATCGCATCGATACGCGAACGAGCGGCAGCAGCCGCTTCGCCGCTGGTGGCGGCGATGGTGATCGTACCGTCGTCCTGGATGTCGATCGTCGTACCGGTTTCTTCGGTCAGGGCGCGGATAACTGCACCACCCTTGCCGATGACGTCACGGATCTTTTCCGGGTTGATCTTGAAGGTGTACAGACGCGGCGCGTAAGCAGACATCTCTTCACGCGGACCTGCAGCCGATTCCTGCATCAGGTTCAGAATGTGGATACGGGCATCCTTGGCCTGAGCCAGTGCAACCTGCATGATTTCCTTGGTGATGCCCTGGATCTTGATATCCATCTGCAGCGCGGTGATACCGGTCGTCGAACCAGCCACCTTGAAGTCCATGTCGCCGAGGTGATCTTCGTCGCCGAGGATGTCGGTCAGCACGGCGAAACGGTTGCCGTCCTTGATCAGACCCATGGCGATACCAGCAACGTGTGCCTTGAGCGGCACGCCAGCATCCAGCAGCGCCAGACAGCCGCCGCAAACGGAAGCCATTGAGGACGAACCATTGGATTCGGTGATTTCCGAAACCAGACGCATCGAGTAGGAGAAATCTTCCGGCTTCGGCAGCACGGCAAGCAGCGCACGCTTGGCCAGACGGCCATGACCGATTTCGCGACGCTTCGGCGTACCGACACGACCGCATTCGCCGGTAGCATACGGGGGCATGTTGTAATGCAGCATGAAGCGGTCGCGGTATTCGCCGGCCAACGCATCGATGATCTGCTCGTCGCGGTTGGTGCCGAGCGTGGCGACAGCCAGCGCCTGGGTTTCGCCACGGGTAAACAGCGCCGAGCCATGGGTGCGCGGCAGGACGCCGGAACGCATGGTGATTGGGCGCACGGTGCGCGTGTCGCGACCGTCGATACGCGGAGCACCGCTCAGGATGCGGCCACGAACGATGGAAGCTTCGATTTCGTGGAACAGATTGCCAACAGTGTTTTCGTCCGGGGCGCCTTCGGCACCGCTACACAGGGCAGCAACGGCTTCAGCACGGATGACCTTGACGGCCTGGCTGCGCGTTTGCTTGACGGTGATGTTGTAGGCTTCTTCGAGCTTGGCACCGACCAGGGCGGTCAGGCTGGCAACCAGCGCTTCATCCTTCGGCGCAGCTTGCCATTCCCATTCCGGCTTGCCGGCTTCTTCAACCAGTTCGTTGATGGCGTTGATCGCCTTCTGCATTTCGGTATGGCCGAAAACCACGGCGCCGAGCATGACCTCTTCGGACAGTTGATCGGCTTCGGATTCAACCATCAGCACGGCCGCTTCGGTACCGGCAACAACGAGGTCGAGCTGGCTGGATTTGAGCTGGCTCAGGGTCGGGCACAGGACGTACTGGCCATCGATGTAACCGACGCGGGCAGCGCCGATCGGACCGTTGAACGGCACGCCGGAGATAGCCAGCGCAGCGGAAGCACCGATCAGGGCCGGAATGTCGGAGTCAATTTCCGGGTTCAGGGACATCACGGTAGCGATAACCTGAACTTCGTTGTAGAAACCTTCCGGGAACAGCGGACGGATCGGGCGATCGATCAGGCGGCAGGTCAGCGTTTCCTTTTCGGAAGGACGGCCTTCACGCTTGAAGAAACCACCGGGGATACGGCCGGCAGCGTAGGTTTTTTCCTGGTAATCGACGGTCAGCGGGAAGAAATCCTGGCCCGGCTTGGCATTCTTGGCAGCCACGACGGTAACCAGAACCACGGTTTCTTCCATGGAAACGAGGACAGCACCGCCAGCCTGGCGGGCAACTTCGCCGGTTTCGATGGTGACTTGATGGGCACCATAGGCGAACGTTTTTTTCACGACATTAAACATAGTTTCCTTTCACTCTCAACACAATAAACAACGATTTATCAACAACTTACAACAAAACGACAAACAGCACTGCAAAAAGCAAAAAAAGCGGCCGGGAAAAATCCGGGCCGCTCTTTCGTGGCTTCGTTCTGGCTTACTTGCGCAGACCGAGGCGGGTAATCAGGGTACGGTAGGAATCAACATCCTTGCCCTTGAGGTAGTCCAGCAGCTTGCGACGCTGGCTAACCAGGCGCAGCAGACCACGACGGGAGTGGTGATCCTTGGAGTGTTCCTTGAAGTGCGGCGTCAGGTCGTTGATGCGTGCGGTCAGCAGAGCGATCTGAACTTCGGAAGAACCGGTGTCGCCCGGAGCGCGCTGGAATTCTGCAACGATTGCAGCCTTGACTTCAGTAGTGAATGCCATTTCAAACTCTCTTTCATGGTTACGACGCCGCCCCGGTTTGATAGAGCCAGCGCCAGTTAAAAAACTCCCTGTTGGCAACAGGAAGCCTTGAATTATAACTCTTTTACGGCGAGTTGTACCAAACGTTTTGGCCAAAGCCGGCCATCAGGCCCCGGCTCGCCCACACCAATCAGGTATCCCGCCGCATAAACACGGATCTTGCCGCTCATGCCGACTGGCAAATCGACCGGATTACCGTGCCGGAAGCGTTGCTCGGCTTCGCCTTCGACCGAAATGACCGGCAGGCTGCTGACCAGCGCATCGACCGGCTGCAGGCGCCCTGCCCGTCCGGCCTCATCGAGTGCTTCAAGCTCGGCAAGGGTTACTGAATTCTGCAGATCGAGGTCACCCACCCGGGTCCGTCGCAAGCCTTTCAGGTGCGCGCCACAACCAAGCAAGGCACCGATATCGGTGGCCAGTACGCGGATGTAGGTCCCCTTGCTGCAACTGACGCGCAAGCTCAGGGTGTCACCCTCCAGCCCCAGCATGTCGATGCTGTGAATCGTCACTGCACGCGGCTCACGCTCAACCTCGATACCCTTGCGCGCCAACTCGTAAAGCGGCCGGCCATTGCGCTTGAGGGCCGAATGCATCGGCGGAATCTGCTGGATATCGCCAATGAAACGAGGCAAGACGGCCAAAACATCGGTTTCGGAGACGTTGACCGCAGCAGTGGTCAAAACCACCCCGTCGGCATCGCCGGAGTCAGTCGTGACACCCAGTTGCAGGAGGGCTTCGTAAGTTTTATCGGCATCGAGCAGGTCGGCCGAAAATTTGGTCGCTTCGCCAAAACACAGCGGCAACAGACCGGTCGCCAGCGGATCGAGCGTCCCGGTATGCCCCCCCTTGGCGGCCGAAAACAAACGACGCGCCTTTTGCAGCGCGTCGTTGGAGGTCAGGCCGATCGGTTTGTCGAGCAACAGCACACCGTCGACCTGTTTCCAGGTCTTCTTGACTTGCATGAAAACTCAGTCGTCCGGCGTTTGATCGCTCAGGGCCGAGGCACGGTCGATCAGTTCCGACATGCTGGCCCCGCGTTCGAGCGAATTATCGTAAATGAAGTGCAACTCCGGCAGCGTGTGGATATGAATCCGACGCCCCAGTTCACGCCGCAGGAAACCCGACGCCCGCTTCAGGCCACGCTCGATTTCTTCAAGATGCTCGGCATTGAGCGTCGTGAAAAAAATCTTGGCATGGGCGTAATCCGGCGTCAGCTGGACCTCGGTCAGGCTGATCATGCCGACGCGCGGATCTTTCAGCTCGGTACGAATCAGATCGGCGAGGTCGCGGCGGACTTGTTCCGCGACCCGGTCGCTACGTTGAAACCCGCGCTTCATTTGAGCGTACGCGCCACTTCCTGGATTTCGTACACTTCGAGCTGATCGCCCTCTTGAATATCGTTGTTATTCTTGAGCGACAAACCACACTCGAAGTTGCTGCGAACTTCCTTGACGTCATCCTTGAAGCGCTTGAGCGAGTCAAGCTCACCGTCCCACTGAACCACGTTGTTGCGCAACAGGCGAACACGGGAACCGCGCTTGACGAAACCTTCCAGGACGTAACAGCCGGCAATGGCACCCACCTTGGAAACCATGAATACCTGGCGAATTTCGACCATACCGGTAACCTGCTCGCGCTTCTCGGGCGACAACATGCCGGAAAGAGCCGATTTCACTTCGTCGACCGCGTCATAGATCACGTTGTAGTAACGGATATCGACACCGAAGGTTTCGGCCAGCTTGCGCGAATTGGCATCGGCACGGGTATTGAAGCCGATGATGACCGCGCCGGAAGCCTGCGCCAGATTGACGTCGGATTCGCTGATCGCACCGACGGCACCGTGAATAATCTGCACACGGACTTCTTCGTTCGACAGCTTGGCCAGGGTTTGCACCAACGCTTCCTGGGAACCTTGCACGTCGGCCTTGACGATGAGGGGCAGCGTCTTGATTTCGCCTTCCTTCATCTGCTCGAACATGTTCTCGAGCTTGGCAGCCTGGGCCTTGGCCAGCTTGACGTCGCGGAACTTGCCTTGACGGAACAGCGCGATTTCACGAGCTTTCTTTTCATCGACCAGGACAATCGCCTCTTCGCCAGCCGCCGGAACGTCCGACAAACCAAGGATTTCAACCGGGATGGACGGACCAGCCTCGTTGATCGGCTTACCGTTTTCGTCCAGCATGGCACGAACGCGACCGAAGACCTGACCGGCCAACACGACATCGCCGCGCTTCAAGGTACCGGACTGAACCAGCATGGTGGCCACAGCACCGCGACCTTTGTCGAGACGGGCTTCAATGATCAGACCCTTGGCCGGCGCATCCTTCTGGGCGGTCAGTTCAAGCACTTCTGCCTGAAGCAGAACCTGCTCAAGCAACTCGTCGATGCCCATGCCCTTCTTGGCGGAAACCGGCACGAACGGCGAATCGCCGCCGTACTCTTCAGGAATGACGCCTTCGGCAACCAGTTCCTGCTTGACGCGATCCGGATTGGCATCCGGCTTGTCCATCTTGTTGATCGCCACGACCAGCGGCACACCGGCAGCCTTGGCGTGGTGGATGGCTTCCTTCGTCTGCGGCATGACGCCGTCGTCGGCAGCAACCACCAGGATGACGATGTCGGTCGCCTTGGCACCGCGAGCACGCATCGCCGTAAAGGCTTCGTGACCCGGGGTATCGAGGAAGGTCACCATGCCACGCTCGGTTTCAACGTGGTAGGCACCAATGTGCTGGGTAATGCCACCGGCTTCGCCAGCCGCAACCTTGGCGCGACGAATGTAGTCGAGCAGCGAGGTCTTGCCGTGGTCGACGTGACCCATGACAGTAACAACCGGCGCACGCGGCAATACGGGCACATCCTTGTGCTCGACGCCTTGGGTGTCTTCGAGGAAGGCATCCGGATCATCCAGCTTGGCAGCCAGTGCAACGTGCCCCATTTCCTCGACCACGATCATGGCCGTTTCCTGGTCCAGCACCTGGTTGATGGTAACCATCGAACCCATTTTCATCATGGCGCGAATGATTTCGGTCGCCTTGATGGCCATCTTGTGAGCCAGATCAGAAACAGAAATGGTTTCCGGAATGTGCACTTCACGCACGACCGGCTCGGTCGGCGCCTGGAAGCTACCCTGACCGTCATCGGCCTTGCTGCCATGCTTCTTGTGGCCATGACGACCATCTTTCCAGGAGCTTCCGGTATCGGACGAACGCGTCTTGATGCCCGGCTTCTTCTTGCCATCATCGGCACGACCGCCAGCCTTCTTGGCATCCTTGCCCGGAGCATCCGGCTTCTTGTGCAAGGTACCTTTTTCGGCAGCGGGCGCTTGCGCCTTGGCCAGGGCAGCAGCTTGCTGCTTGGCAAGCTCGGCTGCCTTGGCAGCGGCAGCCGCCGCTTCGGCCTGCTGACGGGCGCGCACCAGATCAGCTTCGCGCTCCTGCTTCTGCTTCAGTTCGCGCTCTTGAATTTCACGCAATTGACGGTAGCGACGATCCTGCTCTTCACGTGCTTTCAGTTCGGCTTCACCGATAACCTGGGCGCGGGTCGGTGGGACAACCACCGCAGGCGCCTCAACAACAGCCTCAACCGGCGCCACTTCAACAACCGGCTCAGGAATCGGCTCAGGCTCGATAACCGGCTCAGGCACAGGTTCCGGCTCGGGTTCCGGCATCGGCTCAGGCTCGACAACCGGCTCAGGAATCGGTTCAGCTTCAACAACCGGCACCTCGACGATAGCGTCGACCGGCAATTCATGGGACTCGTCTGCCAGTTCACCCATGGTATCGCCTGCATGCTCACCCAGCTCACGCTTGACTAGAACACGCTTTTTGCGAACTTCAACCTGGACAGTACGGGCCCGACCATGCGAATCGGTTGCCTTGATTTCGGACGTCTGCTTGCGCATCAGGGTGATCTTGGTCTTGGACTCGTCACCGTGCGCACGGCGCAGGTAGTCGAGTAGACGATTTTTGTCCTGATCCGTCAGCGAATCATCGGCGCCTTGCTTGCCAACCCCGGCCTTGCCCAATTGCTCGAGCAGGGCCGCGACCGGCATTTTCAGTTCAACGGCAAATTGAGAAACAGTTGTTGCGGACATACTTGCTACCTCCCGCTCACTCAAACCAGTGAGCACGTGCCTTCAGAATAATTTCCTTGGCACGCTCTTCGTCGATGCCGGTCATTTCCGTGAGTTCATCTACCGCCAGTTCCGCGAGATCATCACGGGTCTTGACGCCATTGCCAGCCAATTTGGCGGCCAGTTCCTTGCTCATGCCTTCAAGACCAATCAGGTCGTCGGCCACATTCTCGAGTTGTTCCTCGGTGACGATGGCTTCGGTCAGCAGGGTATTGCGGGCACGATTGCGCAGTTCGTTGACGATATCTTCGTCCAGACCGTCGATTTCGAGCATTTCGGCGAGCGGCACGTAAGCCACTTCCTCAAGGGTCGAGAAACCTTCGTCGATCAGCAGGTCAGCCAGCTCTTCGTCGATATCCAGCTTTTCCATGAACATGATGCGGGTCACAGCGTGCTCGGCTTCAGACTTCTTACCAGCTTCATCCTGAGTCATCAGGTTGATCGTCCAGCCCGTCAACTCGGAAGCCAGACGAACGTTCTGACCGCTGCGACCGATGGCGATGGCGAGGTTATCTTCGTCCACCACCACATCCATGACGTGCTTTTCTTCATCGACAACGATGGAAGAGACTTCAGCCGGCGACAGTGCGCCGATGACGAACTGGGCCGGATCAGCCGACCACAGGACGATGTCGATGTTTTCGCCGCCGATTTCGTTACGCACGGCGGTGACGCGCGAACCGCGCAGACCAACGCAGGTACCGATCGGATCGACACGTGGA
It encodes:
- the truB gene encoding tRNA pseudouridine(55) synthase TruB, which codes for MQVKKTWKQVDGVLLLDKPIGLTSNDALQKARRLFSAAKGGHTGTLDPLATGLLPLCFGEATKFSADLLDADKTYEALLQLGVTTDSGDADGVVLTTAAVNVSETDVLAVLPRFIGDIQQIPPMHSALKRNGRPLYELARKGIEVEREPRAVTIHSIDMLGLEGDTLSLRVSCSKGTYIRVLATDIGALLGCGAHLKGLRRTRVGDLDLQNSVTLAELEALDEAGRAGRLQPVDALVSSLPVISVEGEAEQRFRHGNPVDLPVGMSGKIRVYAAGYLIGVGEPGPDGRLWPKRLVQLAVKEL
- the dksA gene encoding RNA polymerase-binding protein DksA → MAEELLHKHFPPYEPKEGEEYMSAKQLAHFRKILETLKKELGEDIDRTVHTMQDEATVFADPNDRASQETDIAIELRNRDRERKLIKKIDETLGRIESGDYGFCDKCGVEVGIKRLEARPTATLCIDCKTLEEMKERQMAK
- the infB gene encoding translation initiation factor IF-2, coding for MSATTVSQFAVELKMPVAALLEQLGKAGVGKQGADDSLTDQDKNRLLDYLRRAHGDESKTKITLMRKQTSEIKATDSHGRARTVQVEVRKKRVLVKRELGEHAGDTMGELADESHELPVDAIVEVPVVEAEPIPEPVVEPEPMPEPEPEPVPEPVIEPEPIPEPVVEVAPVEAVVEAPAVVVPPTRAQVIGEAELKAREEQDRRYRQLREIQERELKQKQEREADLVRARQQAEAAAAAAKAAELAKQQAAALAKAQAPAAEKGTLHKKPDAPGKDAKKAGGRADDGKKKPGIKTRSSDTGSSWKDGRHGHKKHGSKADDGQGSFQAPTEPVVREVHIPETISVSDLAHKMAIKATEIIRAMMKMGSMVTINQVLDQETAMIVVEEMGHVALAAKLDDPDAFLEDTQGVEHKDVPVLPRAPVVTVMGHVDHGKTSLLDYIRRAKVAAGEAGGITQHIGAYHVETERGMVTFLDTPGHEAFTAMRARGAKATDIVILVVAADDGVMPQTKEAIHHAKAAGVPLVVAINKMDKPDANPDRVKQELVAEGVIPEEYGGDSPFVPVSAKKGMGIDELLEQVLLQAEVLELTAQKDAPAKGLIIEARLDKGRGAVATMLVQSGTLKRGDVVLAGQVFGRVRAMLDENGKPINEAGPSIPVEILGLSDVPAAGEEAIVLVDEKKAREIALFRQGKFRDVKLAKAQAAKLENMFEQMKEGEIKTLPLIVKADVQGSQEALVQTLAKLSNEEVRVQIIHGAVGAISESDVNLAQASGAVIIGFNTRADANSRKLAETFGVDIRYYNVIYDAVDEVKSALSGMLSPEKREQVTGMVEIRQVFMVSKVGAIAGCYVLEGFVKRGSRVRLLRNNVVQWDGELDSLKRFKDDVKEVRSNFECGLSLKNNNDIQEGDQLEVYEIQEVARTLK
- the pnp gene encoding polyribonucleotide nucleotidyltransferase, which codes for MFNVVKKTFAYGAHQVTIETGEVARQAGGAVLVSMEETVVLVTVVAAKNAKPGQDFFPLTVDYQEKTYAAGRIPGGFFKREGRPSEKETLTCRLIDRPIRPLFPEGFYNEVQVIATVMSLNPEIDSDIPALIGASAALAISGVPFNGPIGAARVGYIDGQYVLCPTLSQLKSSQLDLVVAGTEAAVLMVESEADQLSEEVMLGAVVFGHTEMQKAINAINELVEEAGKPEWEWQAAPKDEALVASLTALVGAKLEEAYNITVKQTRSQAVKVIRAEAVAALCSGAEGAPDENTVGNLFHEIEASIVRGRILSGAPRIDGRDTRTVRPITMRSGVLPRTHGSALFTRGETQALAVATLGTNRDEQIIDALAGEYRDRFMLHYNMPPYATGECGRVGTPKRREIGHGRLAKRALLAVLPKPEDFSYSMRLVSEITESNGSSSMASVCGGCLALLDAGVPLKAHVAGIAMGLIKDGNRFAVLTDILGDEDHLGDMDFKVAGSTTGITALQMDIKIQGITKEIMQVALAQAKDARIHILNLMQESAAGPREEMSAYAPRLYTFKINPEKIRDVIGKGGAVIRALTEETGTTIDIQDDGTITIAATSGEAAAAARSRIDAITAEVEIGKIYEGTVLKILDFGAIVSVLPGKDGLLHISQIAQERVNKVEDYVKEGQIVRVKVLETDDRGRVKLSMKAVAAEEGGAAAPAPEAAQ
- the rpsO gene encoding 30S ribosomal protein S15; protein product: MAFTTEVKAAIVAEFQRAPGDTGSSEVQIALLTARINDLTPHFKEHSKDHHSRRGLLRLVSQRRKLLDYLKGKDVDSYRTLITRLGLRK
- the nusA gene encoding transcription termination factor NusA, yielding MSRELLLLVDALAREKNVNKDIVFGALELALASATKKRIHDEADVRVAIDRNTGNFESFRRWQVVPDNEYVNEYLETPLSEAQKEDPEIEAGDSLEEALEPIDFGRIGAQAAKQVILQKIRDAEREQILTDFLDRKEHVVSGTIKRMERGNAIVEAGKIEALLPRDQMIPKENLRVGDRVRAYLLRIDRNARGPQIILSRTAPEFIIRLFDMEVPEISDGLMELKACARDPGLRAKIAVKSNDPRVDPIGTCVGLRGSRVTAVRNEIGGENIDIVLWSADPAQFVIGALSPAEVSSIVVDEEKHVMDVVVDEDNLAIAIGRSGQNVRLASELTGWTINLMTQDEAGKKSEAEHAVTRIMFMEKLDIDEELADLLIDEGFSTLEEVAYVPLAEMLEIDGLDEDIVNELRNRARNTLLTEAIVTEEQLENVADDLIGLEGMSKELAAKLAGNGVKTRDDLAELAVDELTEMTGIDEERAKEIILKARAHWFE
- a CDS encoding EAL domain-containing protein — its product is MLSGIPDDEPLSFIDEPELPEGGDLPVWRILVVDDEPDVHEATLLALKDMQIEGRGLAFVHAYSAGEARACLTQYDDLAVVLLDVVMESDDAGLRLVRFIRDELGNRAMRVILRTGQPGYAPEIDTIQLYDINDYKTKSELTRVRLFTSLTVAIRSYWQIHQLEASRRGLALIVGAGNELSKPRGLQRFAEGVVTQLCALLGIGEEGLVCAVDGDFGRPPTVLAAAGCYAGWMGRSLDDISDRRVREELEKVFSGRSHQFGEATCLYFGGTGNQALAAFVDVRHPLSTLDRNLLEVFCSNISVGFENMQLYRRISNLAFEDGLVKLPNRNSLLTLIDQRPSEADTLALVDIDGFADINSILDQSFGDAVLVAVATRLRQMFPPTVVVARVGSDVFSVLGPATEITPESIAHIFSAPFTVDAENLRLSATAGLVNLSDSSFKGVELLKNAAVSLKLAKNFSRGKSLYFEPAHANSARERMQLLSQLRQAFSAERLFPVYQPFVDLASGRFVGAEVLLRWRTEEGAFVPPDRFIPLAEQSGLMVAIGDWVMRSAFQFLARLAAVGLTDFRMAINVSHVQFREPDFVDRLVSAMAEYKVSPANVEIELTESVAIDNIELIGKKLAAVRAAGVAIAIDDFGTGYSSLNIIRQLNVDRLKIDRAFVSGEGSSDDHYGIAHMVIQLAEQLGLETIAEGIETDAQRDSLLAMGCRDGQGYLFSRPLPAEEFLALLRT
- the rbfA gene encoding 30S ribosome-binding factor RbfA — translated: MKRGFQRSDRVAEQVRRDLADLIRTELKDPRVGMISLTEVQLTPDYAHAKIFFTTLNAEHLEEIERGLKRASGFLRRELGRRIHIHTLPELHFIYDNSLERGASMSELIDRASALSDQTPDD